A single Cyprinus carpio isolate SPL01 chromosome A6, ASM1834038v1, whole genome shotgun sequence DNA region contains:
- the crbn gene encoding protein cereblon isoform X2 — translation MAAERGGGDNNLNDEMGNQLQLQPENEEEEEDDMETEDRDGEDAEKPSIINFDTSLPTSHAYLGSDMEEFHGRTLHDEDSVQNLPVLPHIALILIPGQTLPLQLFRPQEVSMFRNLIGQDRTFAVLAHSPDASGAEIKAEFGTTAEIYAFREEQEYGIETVKIKAVGRQRFRVHEIRTQADGIRQAKVQILPERILPDPLCALQLLPRLHIHTPQTKPSQTTPPQDRCSQIYRQKIHCASMTSWPPWVYALYDSKTLMSRVKKQLHEWDENLKDESLPTNPTDFSYRVAACLPIDDALRMQLLKIGSAIQRLRCELDIMDRCTSLCCKQCQDTEITSKNEIFSLSLYGPMAAYVNPHGYVHETLTVYKANNLNLIGRPSTLHSWFPGYAWTIAQCRTCGSHMGWKFSAVKKDLSPPRFWGLTRSALLPTIPQGDEGVEGSRLLCL, via the exons ATGGCTGCTGAGAGGGGCGGAGGCGACAACAACCTTAACGACGAAATGGGGAACCAACTACAACTCCAGCCAG aaaatgaagaggaagaagaggatgatATGGAGACGGAGGATCGAGACGGTGAGGATGCAGAAAAGCCAAGTATTATAAACTTTGACACGAGTCTGCCAACTTCACATGCT TATCTGGGCTCAGACATGGAGGAGTTTCACGGCCGTACTCTGCATGATGAGGACAGTGTGCAGAATCTGCCGGTCCTTCCCCACATCGCTCTCATTCTGATCCCAGGTCAGACGCTACCCTTGCAGCTTTTCCGACCACAGGAGGTCAGCATGTTCCGCAACCTCATAGGCCAAGACCGCACGTTTGCAGTGCTTGCACACAG TCCTGATGCGAGTGGAGCAGAGATAAAGGCAGAATTTGGGACGACTGCAGAGATCTATGCCTTTCGTGAGGAACAGGAATATGGCATAGAGACAGTGAAGATCAAAGCTGTTGGACGGCAGCGCTTCAGAGTGCATGAAATACGCACACAAGCAGATGG gatTCGTCAGGCAAAAGTACAGATTTTACCTGAGAGGATCCTTCCAGACCCTTTATGTGCACTGCAACTCCTGCCCCGCttgcatatacacacaccacagacCAAACCGTCACAAACAACACCACCGCAGGACCGGTGCAGCCAGATTTATAGACAG AAGATCCATTGTGCTAGTATGACCTCGTGGCCTCCCTGGGTGTATGCCTTATATGACTCT AAAACTCTTATGAGCAGAGTAAAGAAACAACTCCATGAATGGGATGAAAACCTCAAAGATGAGTCCCTGCCTACAAATCCCACAG ATTTCTCATACAGGGTGGCCGCATGTCTACCAATAGATGATGCTCTGCGAATGCAACTACTGAAGATCGGCAGTGCCATCCAGAGACTGCGCTGTGAGTTGGACATCATGGACAGG TGCACCTCTCTCTGCTGTAAACAGTGCCAGGATACAGAGATAACCAGCAAGAATGAGATCTTCAG TCTATCTCTTTATGGGCCAATGGCAGCATATGTGAATCCACATGGTTATGTTCACGAGACGCTTACAGTCTACAAGGCCAACAACCTCAACCTGATTGGACGACCTTCCACACTGCATAGTTGGTTTCCAGG GTATGCGTGGACAATTGCTCAGTGCAGAACCTGTGGCTCTCATATGGGCTGGAAGTTCTCAGCAGTAAAAAAAGATCTGAGTCCACCTCGGTTCTGGGGTTTGACTCGTTCTGCCCTGTTACCGACAATCCCACAGGGTGATGAGGGTGTCGAGGGGTCACGCTTGCTGTGCCTGTAA
- the crbn gene encoding protein cereblon isoform X1, translated as MAAERGGGDNNLNDEMGNQLQLQPENEEEEEDDMETEDRDGEDAEKPSIINFDTSLPTSHAYLGSDMEEFHGRTLHDEDSVQNLPVLPHIALILIPGQTLPLQLFRPQEVSMFRNLIGQDRTFAVLAHSPDASGAEIKAEFGTTAEIYAFREEQEYGIETVKIKAVGRQRFRVHEIRTQADGIRQAKVQILPERILPDPLCALQLLPRLHIHTPQTKPSQTTPPQDRCSQIYRQRKIHCASMTSWPPWVYALYDSKTLMSRVKKQLHEWDENLKDESLPTNPTDFSYRVAACLPIDDALRMQLLKIGSAIQRLRCELDIMDRCTSLCCKQCQDTEITSKNEIFSLSLYGPMAAYVNPHGYVHETLTVYKANNLNLIGRPSTLHSWFPGYAWTIAQCRTCGSHMGWKFSAVKKDLSPPRFWGLTRSALLPTIPQGDEGVEGSRLLCL; from the exons ATGGCTGCTGAGAGGGGCGGAGGCGACAACAACCTTAACGACGAAATGGGGAACCAACTACAACTCCAGCCAG aaaatgaagaggaagaagaggatgatATGGAGACGGAGGATCGAGACGGTGAGGATGCAGAAAAGCCAAGTATTATAAACTTTGACACGAGTCTGCCAACTTCACATGCT TATCTGGGCTCAGACATGGAGGAGTTTCACGGCCGTACTCTGCATGATGAGGACAGTGTGCAGAATCTGCCGGTCCTTCCCCACATCGCTCTCATTCTGATCCCAGGTCAGACGCTACCCTTGCAGCTTTTCCGACCACAGGAGGTCAGCATGTTCCGCAACCTCATAGGCCAAGACCGCACGTTTGCAGTGCTTGCACACAG TCCTGATGCGAGTGGAGCAGAGATAAAGGCAGAATTTGGGACGACTGCAGAGATCTATGCCTTTCGTGAGGAACAGGAATATGGCATAGAGACAGTGAAGATCAAAGCTGTTGGACGGCAGCGCTTCAGAGTGCATGAAATACGCACACAAGCAGATGG gatTCGTCAGGCAAAAGTACAGATTTTACCTGAGAGGATCCTTCCAGACCCTTTATGTGCACTGCAACTCCTGCCCCGCttgcatatacacacaccacagacCAAACCGTCACAAACAACACCACCGCAGGACCGGTGCAGCCAGATTTATAGACAG AGGAAGATCCATTGTGCTAGTATGACCTCGTGGCCTCCCTGGGTGTATGCCTTATATGACTCT AAAACTCTTATGAGCAGAGTAAAGAAACAACTCCATGAATGGGATGAAAACCTCAAAGATGAGTCCCTGCCTACAAATCCCACAG ATTTCTCATACAGGGTGGCCGCATGTCTACCAATAGATGATGCTCTGCGAATGCAACTACTGAAGATCGGCAGTGCCATCCAGAGACTGCGCTGTGAGTTGGACATCATGGACAGG TGCACCTCTCTCTGCTGTAAACAGTGCCAGGATACAGAGATAACCAGCAAGAATGAGATCTTCAG TCTATCTCTTTATGGGCCAATGGCAGCATATGTGAATCCACATGGTTATGTTCACGAGACGCTTACAGTCTACAAGGCCAACAACCTCAACCTGATTGGACGACCTTCCACACTGCATAGTTGGTTTCCAGG GTATGCGTGGACAATTGCTCAGTGCAGAACCTGTGGCTCTCATATGGGCTGGAAGTTCTCAGCAGTAAAAAAAGATCTGAGTCCACCTCGGTTCTGGGGTTTGACTCGTTCTGCCCTGTTACCGACAATCCCACAGGGTGATGAGGGTGTCGAGGGGTCACGCTTGCTGTGCCTGTAA
- the crbn gene encoding protein cereblon isoform X3, with the protein MKRKKRMIWRRRIETYLGSDMEEFHGRTLHDEDSVQNLPVLPHIALILIPGQTLPLQLFRPQEVSMFRNLIGQDRTFAVLAHSPDASGAEIKAEFGTTAEIYAFREEQEYGIETVKIKAVGRQRFRVHEIRTQADGIRQAKVQILPERILPDPLCALQLLPRLHIHTPQTKPSQTTPPQDRCSQIYRQRKIHCASMTSWPPWVYALYDSKTLMSRVKKQLHEWDENLKDESLPTNPTDFSYRVAACLPIDDALRMQLLKIGSAIQRLRCELDIMDRCTSLCCKQCQDTEITSKNEIFSLSLYGPMAAYVNPHGYVHETLTVYKANNLNLIGRPSTLHSWFPGYAWTIAQCRTCGSHMGWKFSAVKKDLSPPRFWGLTRSALLPTIPQGDEGVEGSRLLCL; encoded by the exons atgaagaggaagaagaggatgatATGGAGACGGAGGATCGAGACG TATCTGGGCTCAGACATGGAGGAGTTTCACGGCCGTACTCTGCATGATGAGGACAGTGTGCAGAATCTGCCGGTCCTTCCCCACATCGCTCTCATTCTGATCCCAGGTCAGACGCTACCCTTGCAGCTTTTCCGACCACAGGAGGTCAGCATGTTCCGCAACCTCATAGGCCAAGACCGCACGTTTGCAGTGCTTGCACACAG TCCTGATGCGAGTGGAGCAGAGATAAAGGCAGAATTTGGGACGACTGCAGAGATCTATGCCTTTCGTGAGGAACAGGAATATGGCATAGAGACAGTGAAGATCAAAGCTGTTGGACGGCAGCGCTTCAGAGTGCATGAAATACGCACACAAGCAGATGG gatTCGTCAGGCAAAAGTACAGATTTTACCTGAGAGGATCCTTCCAGACCCTTTATGTGCACTGCAACTCCTGCCCCGCttgcatatacacacaccacagacCAAACCGTCACAAACAACACCACCGCAGGACCGGTGCAGCCAGATTTATAGACAG AGGAAGATCCATTGTGCTAGTATGACCTCGTGGCCTCCCTGGGTGTATGCCTTATATGACTCT AAAACTCTTATGAGCAGAGTAAAGAAACAACTCCATGAATGGGATGAAAACCTCAAAGATGAGTCCCTGCCTACAAATCCCACAG ATTTCTCATACAGGGTGGCCGCATGTCTACCAATAGATGATGCTCTGCGAATGCAACTACTGAAGATCGGCAGTGCCATCCAGAGACTGCGCTGTGAGTTGGACATCATGGACAGG TGCACCTCTCTCTGCTGTAAACAGTGCCAGGATACAGAGATAACCAGCAAGAATGAGATCTTCAG TCTATCTCTTTATGGGCCAATGGCAGCATATGTGAATCCACATGGTTATGTTCACGAGACGCTTACAGTCTACAAGGCCAACAACCTCAACCTGATTGGACGACCTTCCACACTGCATAGTTGGTTTCCAGG GTATGCGTGGACAATTGCTCAGTGCAGAACCTGTGGCTCTCATATGGGCTGGAAGTTCTCAGCAGTAAAAAAAGATCTGAGTCCACCTCGGTTCTGGGGTTTGACTCGTTCTGCCCTGTTACCGACAATCCCACAGGGTGATGAGGGTGTCGAGGGGTCACGCTTGCTGTGCCTGTAA
- the crbn gene encoding protein cereblon isoform X4 — MEEFHGRTLHDEDSVQNLPVLPHIALILIPGQTLPLQLFRPQEVSMFRNLIGQDRTFAVLAHSPDASGAEIKAEFGTTAEIYAFREEQEYGIETVKIKAVGRQRFRVHEIRTQADGIRQAKVQILPERILPDPLCALQLLPRLHIHTPQTKPSQTTPPQDRCSQIYRQRKIHCASMTSWPPWVYALYDSKTLMSRVKKQLHEWDENLKDESLPTNPTDFSYRVAACLPIDDALRMQLLKIGSAIQRLRCELDIMDRCTSLCCKQCQDTEITSKNEIFSLSLYGPMAAYVNPHGYVHETLTVYKANNLNLIGRPSTLHSWFPGYAWTIAQCRTCGSHMGWKFSAVKKDLSPPRFWGLTRSALLPTIPQGDEGVEGSRLLCL; from the exons ATGGAGGAGTTTCACGGCCGTACTCTGCATGATGAGGACAGTGTGCAGAATCTGCCGGTCCTTCCCCACATCGCTCTCATTCTGATCCCAGGTCAGACGCTACCCTTGCAGCTTTTCCGACCACAGGAGGTCAGCATGTTCCGCAACCTCATAGGCCAAGACCGCACGTTTGCAGTGCTTGCACACAG TCCTGATGCGAGTGGAGCAGAGATAAAGGCAGAATTTGGGACGACTGCAGAGATCTATGCCTTTCGTGAGGAACAGGAATATGGCATAGAGACAGTGAAGATCAAAGCTGTTGGACGGCAGCGCTTCAGAGTGCATGAAATACGCACACAAGCAGATGG gatTCGTCAGGCAAAAGTACAGATTTTACCTGAGAGGATCCTTCCAGACCCTTTATGTGCACTGCAACTCCTGCCCCGCttgcatatacacacaccacagacCAAACCGTCACAAACAACACCACCGCAGGACCGGTGCAGCCAGATTTATAGACAG AGGAAGATCCATTGTGCTAGTATGACCTCGTGGCCTCCCTGGGTGTATGCCTTATATGACTCT AAAACTCTTATGAGCAGAGTAAAGAAACAACTCCATGAATGGGATGAAAACCTCAAAGATGAGTCCCTGCCTACAAATCCCACAG ATTTCTCATACAGGGTGGCCGCATGTCTACCAATAGATGATGCTCTGCGAATGCAACTACTGAAGATCGGCAGTGCCATCCAGAGACTGCGCTGTGAGTTGGACATCATGGACAGG TGCACCTCTCTCTGCTGTAAACAGTGCCAGGATACAGAGATAACCAGCAAGAATGAGATCTTCAG TCTATCTCTTTATGGGCCAATGGCAGCATATGTGAATCCACATGGTTATGTTCACGAGACGCTTACAGTCTACAAGGCCAACAACCTCAACCTGATTGGACGACCTTCCACACTGCATAGTTGGTTTCCAGG GTATGCGTGGACAATTGCTCAGTGCAGAACCTGTGGCTCTCATATGGGCTGGAAGTTCTCAGCAGTAAAAAAAGATCTGAGTCCACCTCGGTTCTGGGGTTTGACTCGTTCTGCCCTGTTACCGACAATCCCACAGGGTGATGAGGGTGTCGAGGGGTCACGCTTGCTGTGCCTGTAA